A stretch of Gorilla gorilla gorilla isolate KB3781 chromosome 9, NHGRI_mGorGor1-v2.1_pri, whole genome shotgun sequence DNA encodes these proteins:
- the MMP26 gene encoding matrix metalloproteinase-26 yields MQLVILRVTIFLPWCFAVPVPPAADHKGWDFVEGYFHQFFLTKKESPLLTQETQTQLLQQFHRNGTDLLDMQMHALLHQPHCGVPDGSDTSISPGRCKWNKHTLTYRIINYPHDMKPSTVKDSIYNAVSIWSNVTPLIFQQVQNEDADIKISFWQWAHEDGWPFDGPGGILGHAFLPNSGNPGVVHFDKNEHWSASDTGYNLFLVATHEIGHSLGLQHSGNRSSIMYPTYWYHDPRTFQLSADDIQRIQHLYGEKCSSDMS; encoded by the exons ATGCAGCTCGTCATCTTAAGAGTTACTATCTTCTTGCCCTGGTGTTTCGCCGTTCCAGTGCCCCCTGCTGCAGACCATAAAGGATGGGACTTTGTTGAG GGCTATTTCCATCAATTTTTCCTGACCAAGAAGGAGTCGCCACTCCTTACCCAGGAGACACAAACACAGCTCCTGCAACAATTCCATCGGAATGGGACAGACCTACTTGACATGCAGATGCATGCTCTGCTACACCAGCCCCACTGTGGGGTGCCTGATGGGTCCGACACCTCCATCTCGCCAGGAAGATGCAAGTGGAATAAGCACACTCTAACTTACAG GATTATCAATTACCCACATGATATGAAGCCATCCACAGTGAAAGACAGTATATATAATGCAGTTTCCATCTGGAGCAATGTGACCCCTTTGATATTCCAGCAAGTGCAGAATGAAGATGCAGACATCAAGATTTCTTTCTGGCAGTGGG CCCATGAAGATGGTTGGCCCTTTGATGGGCCAGGTGGTATCTTAGGCCATGCCTTTTTACCAAATTCTGGAAATCCTGGAGTTGTCCATTTTGACAAGAATGAACACTGGTCAGCTTCAGACACTG GATATAATCTGTTCTTGGTTGCAACTCATGAGATTGGGCATTCTTTGGGCCTGCAGCACTCTGGGAATCGGAGCTCCATAATGTACCCCACTTACTGGTATCACGACCCTAGAACCTTCCAGCTCAGTGCCGATGATATCCAAAGGATCCAGCATTTGTATG GAGAAAAATGTTCATCTGACATGTCTTAA
- the LOC101147529 gene encoding LOW QUALITY PROTEIN: olfactory receptor 51L1 (The sequence of the model RefSeq protein was modified relative to this genomic sequence to represent the inferred CDS: inserted 2 bases in 1 codon) produces the protein MVDWNNSDAMEPIFILRGFPGLEYVHSWLSILFCLAYLVAFMGNVTILSVIWIESSLHQPMYYFISILAVNDLGMSLSTLPTMLAVLWLDAPEIQASACYAQLFFIHTFTFLESSVLLAMAFDRFVAICHPLHYPTILTNSVIGKIGLACLLQSLGVVLPTPLLLRHYHYCHGNALSHAFCLHQDVLRLSCTXARINSIYGLCVVIATLGVDSIFILLSYVLILNTVLDIASHEEQLKALNTCVSHICVVLIFFVPVIGVSMVHRFGKHLSSIVHILMADIYLLLPPVLNPIVYSVRTKQIRLGILCKFALRRRF, from the exons ATGGTAGACTGGAATAACAGTGATGCTATGGAGCCCATATTTATCCTGAGGGGTTTTCCTGGACTGGAGTATGTTCATTCTTGGCTCTCCATCCTCTTCTGTCTTGCATATTTGGTAGCATTTATGGGTAATGTTACCATCCTGTCTGTCATTTGGATAGAATCCTCTCTCCATCAGCCCATGTATTACTTTATTTCCATCTTGGCAGTGAATGACCTGGGGATGTCCCTGTCTACACTTCCCACCATGCTTGCTGTGTTATGGTTGGATGCTCCAGAGATCCAGGCAAGTGCTTGCTATGCTCAGCTGTTCTTCATCCACACATTCACATTCCTGGAGTCCTCAGTGTTGCTGGCCATGGCCTTTGACCGTTTTGTTGCTATCTGCCATCCACTGCACTACCCCACCatcctcaccaacagtgtaattgGCAAAATTGGTTTGGCCTGTTTGCTACAAAGCTTGGGAGTTGTACTTCCCACACCTTTGCTACTGAGACACTATCACTACTGCCATGGCAATGCCCTCTCTCACGCCTTCTGTTTGCACCAGGATGTTCTAAGATTATCCTGTAC CGCCAGGATCAACAGTATTTATGGGCTTTGTGTAGTCATTGCCACACTAGGTGTGGATTCAATCTTCATACTTCTTTCTTATGTTCTGATTCTTAATACTGTGCTGGATATTGCATCTCATGAAGAGCAGCTAAAGGCACTCAACACATGTGTATCCCATATCTGTGTGGTGCTTATCTTCTTTGTGCCAGTTATTGGGGTGTCAATGGTCCATCGCTTTGGGAAGCATCTGTCTTCCATAGTCCACATCCTCATGGCAGACATCTACCTTCTTCTTCCCCCAGTCCTTAACCCTATTGTCTATAGTGTCAGAACAAAGCAGATTCGTCTAGGAATTCTCTGCAAGTTTGCCCTAAGGAGGAGGTTTTAA
- the LOC101147885 gene encoding olfactory receptor 51G2-like, giving the protein MSVFNTSALYPRFLLTGLSGLESRYDLISLPIFLVYATSIAGNISILCIIRTESSLHQPMYYFLSMLAFTDLGLSTTTLPTMFSVFWFHAREISFNACLVQMYFIHVFSIIESAVLLAMAFDRFIAIREPLRYAAILTNDVIIGIGLAIAGRALALVFPASFLLKRLQYHDVNILSYPFCLHQDLIKTTVSNCRVSSIYGLMVVICSMGLDSVLLLLSYVLILGTVLSIASKAERMRALNTCISHICAVLTFYTPMIGLSMIHRYGQNASSIVHVLMANVYLLVPPLVNPIVYSVKTKQIRDRIFNKFKKHEV; this is encoded by the coding sequence ATGTCTGTCTTCAATACTTCTGCCTTATACCCTCGCTTCCTCCTAACGGGCCTCTCAGGCCTTGAAAGCAGATATGACTTGATTTCCCTGCCCATCTTCTTGGTTTATGCCACCTCAATTGCCGGGAACATTAGCATCCTCTGCATTATCAGAACCGAGTCTTCCCTCCACCAACCGATGTATTACTTTCTGTCAATGCTGGCATTCACTGACCTGGGCCTATCTACCACTACCTTACCTACCATGTTCAGTGTCTTCTGGTTCCATGCCCGGGAGATCTCCTTCAATGCTTGTCTGGTCCAAATGTACTTCATTCATGTTTTCTCGATTATTGAGTCAGCTGTACTCTTGGCTATGGCCTTTGACCGCTTTATAGCAATCCGAGAACCCTTGCGCTATGCAGCCATCCTAACCAATGATGTAATCATTGGGATTGGGTTGGCAATTGCTGGAAGGGCCTTGGCTCTGGTCTTTCCAGCTTCTTTCCTCCTGAAGAGGCTTCAATATCATGATGTCAATATTCTGTCCTACCCCTTCTGCCTGCACCAGGACCTCATAAAGACGACTGTATCCAACTGTCGAGTCAGCAGCATCTATGGCCTCATGGTGGTCATCTGTTCCATGGGACTTGATTCAgtgcttctcctcctctcctaTGTCCTCATCCTGGGCACAGTGTTGAGTATAGCCTCCAAggcagagagaatgagagccctCAATACTTGCATCTCCCACATCTGTGCTGTACTCACCTTCTATACACCAATGATTGGGCTATCTATGATCCATCGCTATGGACAGAATGCTTCCTCAATTGTCCATGTGCTGATGGCCAATGTCTACTTGCTGGTTCCACCTCTCGTGAACCCCATTGTCTACAGTGTTAAGACCAAGCAGATTCGTGACAGAATCTTCAATAAATTCAAGAAACATGAAGTGTAG